The following proteins are co-located in the Brachybacterium sacelli genome:
- a CDS encoding TetR/AcrR family transcriptional regulator: MPRPRIPDRRERILDAARDLALEEGWPATTVAHIAAAAGIGKGAVYLEFADKTAILDAELRRAMRRLTAAVHRRVTTTTGLIDLTAVYRFGLEELLDEPLMRAFQLGDESVLGDHVRAVGDDRYQQRMGWLGDYIARLQDAGLIAPEIDRATLGHLLGVFTLGLLSAPTTLGPIPEQTLRDTVALFAELVGRGLDPGRPVDPEAARDAQLALLENLETQLDHLDDPDRPQEPEDSEEQE, encoded by the coding sequence ATGCCACGCCCCCGCATCCCCGACCGCCGAGAGCGGATCCTCGACGCCGCCCGCGACCTCGCTCTGGAGGAGGGCTGGCCCGCGACCACCGTCGCGCACATCGCGGCAGCCGCCGGCATCGGCAAGGGCGCCGTCTACCTCGAGTTCGCGGACAAGACGGCGATCCTCGACGCCGAGCTGCGGCGGGCGATGCGCCGGCTCACCGCCGCCGTGCACCGCCGCGTCACCACGACGACGGGACTGATCGACCTGACCGCCGTCTATCGCTTCGGCCTCGAGGAGCTGCTGGACGAACCGCTGATGCGCGCGTTCCAGCTCGGGGACGAGTCCGTGCTCGGTGACCACGTGCGCGCCGTCGGCGATGACCGCTACCAACAGAGGATGGGCTGGCTCGGGGACTACATCGCCCGGCTCCAGGACGCCGGCCTGATCGCGCCGGAGATCGACCGCGCCACCCTCGGGCACCTCCTCGGCGTGTTCACCCTGGGGCTGCTGAGCGCCCCGACCACCCTGGGCCCGATCCCCGAACAGACGCTGCGGGACACCGTGGCCCTGTTCGCCGAGCTCGTCGGCCGCGGGCTCGACCCCGGCCGGCCCGTCGACCCCGAGGCAGCACGCGACGCCCAGCTCGCCCTGCTGGAGAACCTCGAGACCCAGCTCGACCACCTGGACGACCCCGACCGGCCGCAGGAACCTGAGGACTCGGAGGAACAGGAATGA
- a CDS encoding alpha/beta fold hydrolase gives MSTATTFTSYEDLTVLGGPVRVHRAGESGTPVLLLHGAMLDTAEGIWHDVVPSLSADHRVYVIDMPRHGASRPWKGWLGDAFYGRFLLALLDVLELDTVAIMGLSMGGGVGFRFALRHPERVSALIPVNPGGLGEKRPHHFLTWAIIRTPGMLRACSWILAHFPGYLRSGLASSLDRGTETPGLDRIVRLAGQEAREKHRFGERAMDDWQLDWYGPLRTRFGRLEELRALKVPTLWMHGADDPLIGHHEMAAAHEATPDSRFVTIAHAGHLLPYDQPEQLGMLARDFLTESGGGRGEN, from the coding sequence ATGAGCACCGCCACCACCTTCACCAGCTACGAGGACCTCACCGTGCTCGGCGGCCCGGTCCGCGTGCATCGCGCGGGGGAGTCCGGTACGCCCGTGCTCCTGCTGCACGGCGCCATGCTCGACACCGCCGAGGGCATCTGGCACGACGTCGTCCCCTCCCTGAGCGCCGACCATCGCGTGTACGTCATCGACATGCCCCGCCACGGAGCCAGCCGGCCCTGGAAGGGATGGCTCGGCGACGCCTTCTACGGCCGGTTCCTCCTGGCGCTGCTCGATGTGCTCGAGCTGGACACCGTCGCGATCATGGGACTGTCGATGGGTGGGGGCGTGGGCTTCCGCTTCGCCCTGCGCCACCCCGAGCGGGTGAGCGCGCTGATCCCCGTCAACCCCGGAGGTCTCGGCGAGAAGCGCCCCCACCACTTCCTGACCTGGGCGATCATCCGCACCCCGGGGATGCTGCGCGCATGCAGCTGGATCCTGGCCCACTTCCCGGGGTACCTCCGCTCGGGACTCGCCTCGTCCTTGGACCGCGGGACCGAGACACCGGGACTGGACCGGATCGTCCGCCTCGCCGGTCAGGAGGCCCGCGAGAAGCACCGCTTCGGCGAGCGTGCGATGGATGACTGGCAGCTGGACTGGTACGGCCCGCTGCGCACCCGCTTCGGCCGTCTCGAGGAGCTGCGGGCGCTGAAGGTCCCCACCCTCTGGATGCACGGCGCGGACGATCCGCTGATCGGTCACCACGAGATGGCGGCGGCCCACGAGGCCACCCCGGACTCCCGTTTCGTCACCATCGCCCACGCCGGTCACCTGCTGCCCTACGATCAGCCCGAGCAGCTGGGTATGCTCGCGCGGGACTTCCTCACCGAGAGCGGAGGAGGCCGAGGCGAGAACTGA
- a CDS encoding nucleoside transporter C-terminal domain-containing protein gives MVDLLWGIGGMAGLLLIAVALSSNRRAIRLRTVIGAFALQLGLGVIVLYWGPGQWALGKVSAGFQAIIDTSSEGIAFLFGPLLPAEGEGSIFALQVLPVIVFFASLTAVLYHWKILPKIVEWLGGGLGKILGTSYAESVNTAANIFVGQTEAPLVIRPYIKRLSRSGLFAVMVGGLSTVAGSVLVGYSLLGAPLEYLIAASFMAAPGALLMAKILMPEDDPEAVAREAALVEASSHAKKQRGADAAAAGVAGAGAVGAGTTAVGTADVGAADAPATGAVATADDGSAEAGSADADPTDAAGEASEEDDDLEELSYSNVIDAAAGGAADGMKLALNVGAMLLAFISLIALINLLIGLVGGWFGAGDLTFEQILGWLFAPIMAMIGVPWDEAVASGSFVGQKIVVNEFVAFSGFGPQIDTFSPKTAAITSFALTGFANLSSLGILLGGLGGLAPERRSEIAQLGLKAILGGTLANLMSAAIAGIMLG, from the coding sequence ATGGTCGATCTGCTCTGGGGGATCGGAGGGATGGCGGGGCTGCTCTTGATCGCCGTCGCCCTGTCCAGCAATCGCCGGGCGATCCGGCTGCGCACCGTCATCGGTGCCTTCGCGCTCCAGCTCGGGCTGGGCGTGATCGTCCTGTACTGGGGGCCAGGCCAGTGGGCGCTGGGAAAGGTCTCCGCCGGCTTCCAGGCCATCATCGACACCTCCAGCGAAGGCATCGCCTTCCTGTTCGGGCCGCTGCTGCCGGCCGAGGGCGAGGGCAGCATCTTCGCCCTCCAGGTACTGCCGGTGATCGTGTTCTTCGCGTCCCTCACCGCTGTGCTCTACCACTGGAAGATCCTGCCCAAGATCGTCGAGTGGCTCGGCGGCGGGCTCGGCAAGATCCTCGGCACCAGCTACGCCGAGTCCGTGAACACGGCGGCGAACATCTTCGTGGGTCAGACCGAGGCGCCGCTGGTCATCCGCCCCTACATCAAGCGACTCTCGCGCTCGGGGCTGTTCGCGGTGATGGTCGGCGGCCTCTCGACCGTCGCCGGCTCCGTGCTGGTGGGCTACTCGCTGTTGGGCGCACCGCTGGAGTACCTGATCGCGGCCAGCTTCATGGCGGCGCCGGGTGCGCTGCTCATGGCCAAGATCCTGATGCCGGAGGACGATCCCGAGGCCGTCGCGCGGGAGGCCGCACTGGTCGAGGCCAGCAGCCACGCCAAGAAGCAGCGCGGGGCCGACGCGGCTGCCGCGGGGGTGGCGGGTGCTGGAGCGGTCGGCGCTGGAACGACCGCCGTGGGAACGGCCGACGTGGGAGCGGCCGACGCCCCGGCGACGGGCGCCGTGGCCACGGCCGACGACGGCTCCGCGGAGGCGGGCTCCGCCGACGCGGACCCCACCGATGCGGCCGGAGAAGCCTCCGAGGAGGACGACGACCTCGAGGAGCTGTCCTACAGCAACGTCATCGACGCCGCCGCGGGCGGTGCGGCCGACGGCATGAAGCTCGCCCTGAACGTCGGGGCCATGCTGCTGGCCTTCATCTCTCTGATCGCGCTGATCAACCTGCTGATCGGTCTCGTCGGCGGCTGGTTCGGCGCCGGCGACCTCACCTTCGAGCAGATCCTGGGCTGGCTGTTCGCCCCGATCATGGCGATGATCGGCGTGCCGTGGGACGAGGCCGTCGCCTCCGGCAGCTTCGTCGGGCAGAAGATCGTGGTCAACGAGTTCGTGGCCTTCTCCGGCTTCGGCCCGCAGATCGACACCTTCAGCCCCAAGACCGCAGCCATCACCAGCTTCGCCCTGACCGGTTTCGCGAACCTCAGCTCGCTGGGCATCCTGCTGGGAGGCCTCGGCGGTCTGGCCCCGGAGCGTCGTTCCGAGATCGCGCAGCTCGGGCTGAAGGCAATCCTCGGCGGCACCCTCGCGAACCTGATGAGCGCCGCGATCGCCGGCATCATGCTGGGCTGA
- the tenA gene encoding thiaminase II translates to MTLFDALKAEIADEWQAYVRHPFVEQLGDGTLPLAAFQDYLVQDYLFLIQFARANALAAYQSRGLADIRRAADALEAILAETALHVRLTESWGIGREQLEAAPEKLATVAYTRYVLDCGQAGGLLDLEVALAPCAIGYGEIGARLAPRLAEHPEHPYRDWIHEYAAEEFQQTSRAASDHLDTLTGGTLPDRRFQELVTVFRAATRLETAFWQQALDDLGS, encoded by the coding sequence ATGACCCTGTTCGATGCGCTGAAGGCCGAGATCGCAGACGAGTGGCAGGCCTACGTCCGCCATCCCTTCGTCGAGCAGCTCGGCGACGGCACCCTGCCCCTGGCGGCGTTCCAGGACTACCTGGTCCAGGACTATCTGTTCCTGATCCAGTTCGCCCGGGCCAACGCCCTGGCGGCCTACCAATCACGCGGCCTCGCCGACATCCGCCGAGCAGCCGACGCTCTCGAGGCGATCCTCGCCGAGACCGCGCTGCACGTGCGGCTCACCGAGTCGTGGGGCATCGGTCGCGAGCAGCTCGAGGCGGCGCCGGAGAAGCTGGCCACCGTCGCCTACACCCGGTACGTCCTGGACTGCGGTCAGGCCGGCGGACTGCTCGACCTGGAGGTGGCGCTCGCCCCGTGCGCCATCGGCTACGGGGAGATCGGTGCCCGCCTCGCCCCGCGCCTGGCGGAGCACCCCGAGCATCCCTACCGCGACTGGATCCACGAGTACGCCGCGGAGGAGTTCCAGCAGACCTCCCGGGCCGCGAGCGATCATCTCGACACGCTGACGGGCGGCACTCTTCCTGACCGCCGTTTCCAGGAGCTGGTGACGGTCTTCCGCGCCGCGACCCGGCTCGAGACGGCGTTCTGGCAGCAGGCGCTGGACGACCTCGGCAGTTGA
- a CDS encoding zinc-dependent alcohol dehydrogenase family protein: MPASSGSPGATPAHDANTATATDAAPAATMQAAFLPGGSRTELRPVPVPVPGPGQVLLAVKASTICGSDLRAIYREHLGSGPEAYQGVVGGHEPCGQVVAVGADVLDTAVGDRRVVYHISGCGLCEECRRGYPIGCLSEHRAAYGWQRDGGHAEYLLAEEKDLLPLPDSLTYLDGACVACGFGTAYEALRRADVTGADTVLIVGLGPVGLAAGMLARALGSPDVIGTDPSARRREQALEMDAVDHAVAADDLAERLGEGAHVALDCSGNGAGQSSALRSTRRWGRTVLVGEGGTLTTDVSAELIHKQITLHGSWVTSIHHMRELLENLERWGLHPDRIVTHRFGLEQVDEAYRTADSAVGGKVAVMPGGTPDGL, translated from the coding sequence ATGCCCGCCAGCAGCGGCTCCCCCGGGGCCACCCCAGCCCATGACGCGAACACGGCCACCGCGACCGACGCAGCGCCCGCGGCCACCATGCAGGCGGCCTTCCTGCCGGGAGGCTCACGCACCGAGCTGCGTCCCGTCCCCGTGCCCGTCCCCGGGCCCGGGCAGGTCCTGCTCGCGGTGAAGGCCTCGACGATCTGCGGCAGTGATCTGCGGGCCATCTATCGCGAGCACCTCGGCTCCGGCCCCGAGGCCTACCAGGGCGTGGTCGGCGGTCACGAGCCGTGCGGGCAGGTCGTCGCCGTCGGCGCGGACGTGCTGGACACGGCCGTCGGGGACCGCCGCGTGGTCTACCACATCTCCGGTTGCGGGCTGTGCGAGGAATGCCGTCGCGGCTATCCCATCGGCTGCCTCTCCGAGCACCGTGCGGCCTACGGCTGGCAGCGCGACGGCGGCCACGCCGAATACCTCCTGGCCGAGGAGAAGGATCTCCTGCCACTGCCCGATTCCCTCACCTACCTCGACGGTGCCTGCGTGGCCTGCGGCTTCGGCACCGCCTACGAGGCGCTGCGCCGAGCCGACGTCACCGGCGCCGACACCGTGCTGATCGTGGGCCTGGGGCCCGTCGGCCTCGCTGCCGGGATGCTCGCCCGCGCACTGGGGTCCCCGGACGTCATCGGCACCGACCCCTCGGCCCGACGCCGCGAGCAGGCGCTCGAGATGGACGCCGTGGACCATGCCGTCGCAGCGGACGACCTGGCGGAGCGGCTGGGCGAGGGCGCGCACGTCGCCCTGGACTGCTCCGGCAACGGCGCGGGCCAGTCCAGCGCGCTGCGCAGCACCCGACGCTGGGGCCGCACCGTGCTGGTCGGCGAGGGTGGCACGCTGACCACCGACGTCTCCGCCGAGCTCATCCACAAGCAGATCACCCTGCACGGCTCGTGGGTCACCAGCATCCACCACATGCGCGAGCTGCTCGAGAACCTCGAGCGCTGGGGACTCCACCCCGACCGGATCGTCACCCACCGCTTCGGACTCGAGCAGGTCGACGAGGCCTACCGCACCGCCGACTCCGCCGTCGGCGGCAAGGTCGCCGTGATGCCCGGCGGGACACCGGACGGCCTCTGA
- a CDS encoding homocysteine S-methyltransferase family protein: MTQNLLTDRLDAGPVICAEGFLFELERRGYLTAGEFVPEVALEFPEALRSLHVDFQRAGSDIVEAFTYNGHREKMRVIGKEDLLEPLNRSALKIAREVADQVPGDLVAGNISNSNIWDPEDPARQAEVRGMFEEMVGWAVEEGADLIIGETFYYAGEALTALEVAKSSGLPVVLTLAPMAFQEMADGVGIVETAQRLEQAGADVVGLNCFRGPETMLPWLRQIREAVSCHVGALPIPYRTTAEEPTFFNLSDERASVPSPHGRTFPTALDPLLTNRYEIGAFAREALDLGVNYLGVCCGAAPIHIREVAEAVGRTTEASRFSEHMENHFMYGSNERLPEHIVGLGDRA, encoded by the coding sequence ATGACCCAGAACCTCCTGACCGACCGCCTCGATGCCGGCCCCGTGATCTGCGCCGAAGGCTTCCTGTTCGAGCTCGAGCGTCGCGGCTATCTCACCGCCGGCGAGTTCGTGCCCGAGGTCGCGCTCGAGTTCCCCGAGGCCCTGCGCTCCCTGCACGTGGATTTCCAGCGTGCCGGCTCCGACATCGTCGAGGCGTTCACCTACAACGGCCACCGCGAGAAGATGCGCGTGATCGGCAAGGAGGACCTGCTCGAGCCGCTGAACCGCTCCGCCCTCAAGATCGCCCGCGAGGTCGCCGATCAGGTGCCGGGCGATCTGGTGGCCGGGAACATCTCCAACTCGAACATCTGGGACCCCGAGGATCCCGCCCGCCAGGCGGAGGTGCGCGGCATGTTCGAGGAGATGGTCGGCTGGGCCGTCGAGGAGGGCGCCGACCTGATCATCGGGGAGACCTTCTACTACGCCGGCGAGGCGCTGACCGCGCTCGAGGTCGCGAAGAGCTCGGGGCTGCCGGTGGTGCTGACGCTGGCCCCCATGGCGTTCCAGGAGATGGCCGACGGGGTGGGGATCGTCGAGACCGCCCAGCGTCTCGAGCAGGCCGGGGCCGACGTGGTGGGGCTGAACTGCTTCCGTGGCCCGGAGACGATGCTGCCGTGGCTGCGGCAGATCCGCGAGGCGGTCTCCTGCCACGTGGGTGCGCTGCCGATCCCCTACCGGACCACGGCCGAGGAGCCCACCTTCTTCAACCTCTCGGACGAGCGGGCGAGCGTGCCCTCCCCCCACGGCCGGACGTTCCCGACGGCGCTGGACCCGCTGCTGACCAATCGCTACGAGATCGGTGCCTTCGCCCGTGAAGCGCTCGACCTGGGCGTGAACTACCTGGGCGTATGCTGCGGCGCCGCCCCCATCCACATCCGCGAGGTGGCCGAGGCCGTGGGCCGCACCACCGAGGCGAGCCGCTTCTCCGAGCACATGGAGAACCACTTCATGTACGGCAGCAACGAGCGCCTGCCCGAGCACATCGTCGGGCTCGGCGACCGCGCCTGA